One window of the Acinonyx jubatus isolate Ajub_Pintada_27869175 chromosome A2, VMU_Ajub_asm_v1.0, whole genome shotgun sequence genome contains the following:
- the LOC106987061 gene encoding IQ domain-containing protein F2, with protein MGLRFCTHGNLIVLVIEDVERTEWKKTEKQKLEKTLKKQTKAATEIQAWWRGTLVRRTLLHAALRACIIQRWWRLTLDSLLQKKRRQALVTYANTVRAVVKIQSLVRMWRIHWRYRQVLNAIYVIQCHWQCHNCHTCALLRGHCVVTATHLQFHIEIINP; from the exons ATGGGGCTCAGATTTTGT ACTCACGGCAATTTAATTGTACTTGTAATTGAAGATGTTGAAAGAACCGAATGGAAGAAGACGGAGAAGCAGAAACTCGAG aaaactttaaaaaaacaaacaaaagcagctACAGAGATCCAGGCCTGGTGGCGTGGCACCCTGGTACGCCGGACATTGCTGCACGCAGCCCTCAGGGCCTGTATCATTCAGCGCTGGTGGAGGCTGACCTTGGATAGCCTGCTGCAGAAGAAGCGAAGGCAAGCCCTGGTCACCTATGCAAATACAGTGAGGGCCGTGGTCAAGATCCAGTCCTTGGTCCGTATGTGGCGTATCCACTGGCGATACCGTCAGGTGCTCAATGCCATCTATGTCATTCAGTGCCACTGGCAATGCCACAACTGCCATACCTGTGCTCTTCTCCGGGGCCACTGTGTAGTCACAGCCACTCACCTACAGTTCCACATTGAGATCATCAACCCCTAA